DNA from Petropleomorpha daqingensis:
CACACTGCCGCCGTGAGCAGGACGTTCCCGGTGGTGCTCGCGCTGTTCCTGGCCGCGCTGGGCGTGGTGGTGCTGCCTGCTGCCCCCGCGGCCGCCTGCGACTGCGTGTCCGACGACGCTGCCGGGTTCTTCGCACGGGCCGACGTCGTCTTCACCGGCACGCTCGTCTCGCGAGAGGTGAGCCATCCGAACGCGCCGGTCTTCAGCAGCGCCGACCCGGCGCTGCACGTCTTCGCCGTCGACTCGGTGTTCAAGGGCTCAGCCGCGGAGCACCAGGGCGTCGTCTCGGCGGACAGCGGCGCGACCTGCGGACTGGAGCTCTCCGGGACCGGGCCGTTCGTCGTCTTCGCCAACTCCGACGCGGCGCTGCCGGCGGGGGAGTACGCGGCGTCCCTGTGCGGCGGCAGCGGCCCGCTCACCGCAGCGCTGGAGGCCGACCTCCGGGAGCTCGGGCCGGCCGCGGGGCCGTCGGCGGAGCCCCGTCCGGGCGCGGCCGGGGTGGCACCCGTCGACGGACCCGGGCCGTGGCCGTGGCTGGCCGGCGGCGCCGTCGTCCTGGTGGCAGGTGCCCTGGTCCGGCGGCGGCGACGCCGGCGGGTCTTGTCAGGCAAGTAGATACTTGCCTATTGTTCCGTCGTGGGCGACGTGTTCAAGGCGCTCGCCGACCCGACCCGACGCGCCATCCTCGACGAGCTGCAGGAGCGGAACGGCCAGACGCTGTTCGAGCTGATCGCCCGCCTGATCTCCAAGCACGGGCTGAGCTCGACCCGGCAGGCGGTGTCCCAGCACCTGGAGGTGCTCGAGGCGGCGGGGCTGGTCCGGTCGCGCCGCGAGGGTCGGTACAAGTTCCACGACCTGGACACCTCGCCGCTCAAGGCCATCGTCGAGCGGTGGCACATCGAGTGAGGAGAACTGCCGTGCGGATCAACCTGACCAGCGTGCTGGTCGACGACCAGGACAGGGCGTTGCGCTTCTACACCGAGGTGCTGGGCT
Protein-coding regions in this window:
- a CDS encoding ArsR/SmtB family transcription factor, translating into MGDVFKALADPTRRAILDELQERNGQTLFELIARLISKHGLSSTRQAVSQHLEVLEAAGLVRSRREGRYKFHDLDTSPLKAIVERWHIE